The DNA sequence GACATTTACAGGAAGGTAAACCAATCGATCTGAAAGTTCGCACCCGGAATCAGCTGGGGTTCTCCCGCTGGGTGCGAATTCAGGCTCAGGCCTTGAACGGAGAACGGGAGGAGCAGCGGACACTGATTGGGACCGTCGAGGACATTCATGATTATCAGCTGACGAAGTTACAACTCAACCAGAGTGAAAAACTGTTATCGCGTGTTGGTGAAGTTGCCAGGATCGGCGGTTGGCACCTGGATCTCGAAACGCGGGAACTGTTTTGGACTCAGGAGACGTATGCGATCCATGAAGTCGAGCCCGGATATCGTCCTTCCATCGAGACTGCGTACAGCTTTTATGCACCTGAGGCACGTCCCGTTTTGCAAAATGCGCTGGAACGATCGATCGAAACCGGGCAGTCCTGGGATCTCAAGCTCCCCTTCATTACAGCGAAAGGGCGACATATCTGGGTGAGAGCTCAGGGGGAACTGGAATACGAACAGGGGAACCCCGTACGCCTGGTGGGGGCTTTTCAGGATATTACCGAAGAAAAGCAGCGCGAAGCGGATTTTCTACTCCTCCAGTATGACGAATACACTTCGCGTGCGCATCTGGATGGCGTCATCCGGGCGGCTACGGAAGTCTCCATCATTGCCACCGACCCCAAGGGGATTATCACGCTTTTCAGTCCCGGAGCCGAGCAGTTGCTGGGGTATTCAGCCAGGGAAATGATTGGCATTCAGACTCCCGAATCTTTTCATCTTGCAGAAGAAATTGAAGAACATGCCCGGGAATTGACTACTGCACTCGGACGTAAGATTGAAAATTTTGAAACCTTTATCGCACTGGCGCAACAGGGAGATTCTGACAAGCGTGAATGGACCTATGTCTGTAAAGACGGCAGCCATCGAACCGTTGAACTGACGGTGACAGCGATTCGCGATCAGTATCAGCAGATCGAAGGCTTCCTTGGAGTCGGCATCGACGTCACTCTGCAGAAACAGAACGAAAAACAACTGTCGCGACTGGCAACGGCAGTCAGTAAGTCGACGAATGGTGTCGTGATCACGGATGCCCAGGGGCGTGTGGAATGGGTCAATGACAGGTTTACGCGGATCACAGGCTATGGTCTCGAAGAGGTCATGGGCCAGAGACCGGGGGGCATGCTTCAGGGAGAGAAAACCGATCCCCAGGTCATCGAGTACATGTCGCGAAAGATTCGCGAGGGAGAGAGTTTCGAAACAGAAGTGATTAACTATCACAAGTCAGGAGCAGAATACTGGGTTCATCTCAAGGTTGATCCGATCCTGGACGCCGATGGTAAACTGACCGGTTTCATGGCCATCGAAAATGATATTACCGAGCGCAAACAGGCAGAACAGGAACTGCTGGACAGCCGGGAGAAGATCCGCCGCCTGATTGATGCCCTGCCGGTCGCTGCATACACCTGTGATACCGAGGGACTGATTACCTATTACAATCAGGCAGCAGCCGAATTCTGGGGTCGGGAACCAAAGATCGAAAATCCGGAGGACCGTTTCTGTGGTTCGTTCAGATTATTCGGCACTGATGGAAGTCCGATTCCGCATGAGAAATGCTGGATGGCGCTTGCTCTGGAAACTGGGAAAACTCTTCACGGGGGTGAGATCGTAGTTGAGTCCGAGGACGGGAGTCGCAAGACCGCACTCGCACATGTCAGCCCGCTATTCAATTTCGAGGGGGAACTCACTGGTGCGGTCAATGTGCTCGTAGATATTTCCGATCGTATTGCTTTGGAGAAGTCTCTCAGAGAAGCAACTGTGCGGTTGGAACTCTGTCTGAAAGTGCTGGATCAGCATGCGATTGTGGCCGAAACCGATTTGAATGGTACTATCCGTCATGTGAATGAAATGTTCTGTAAAGTCAGTGGATATACCGAAGCGGAAACGATCGGGCAGACTCACAGCATCGTCAATTCCGGCACGCATTCTCGGGAATTCTGGAAAGAGGTGTTTCGCACCATTGCTTCAGAAGGGATGTGGCAGGGGGAAATCTGTAATCGGCGTAAAAATGGTGAACCCTACTGGGTCGATACGACAATCGCGACGATGAAAGACGGGGAAGGAACTCCCACAGGCTATCTCGCGATTCGTAATGACATCACCGAACTCAAACAGGCACAGGAAGCAGCGCTGGCGGCTTCTCAAAGTAAAAGTGAATTCCTGGCAAACATGAGTCACGAAATTCGCACGCCGCTGACTGCGATTCTGGGATATGCCGACCTGCTGAAAAATGATTCTGAATTTTCAACGTCACCGCGAAAACGGGATCAGGCAGTGAATACCATCCAGGAGGCGGGCAATCATCTGCTGACGGTCATCAACGACATTCTGGATCTCTCCAAGATTGAAGCCCAGAAAGTGCAGCTCGATTACACAACGACCCAGGTGTTCCATATTCTGGACCATATCGAGAGCTTGTTGCGTCCCCCGGCAACGGAAAAGGGAGTTGAGATGGTGACACGGATTCAGAATCCAATTCCCGATCTCATTAAAAGCGATCCCACCCGACTGCGTCAGATCCTGATGAATCTGGTCGGTAATGCTGTCAAATTTACCGAGCAGGGACAGATTCAACTCATTGTAGAACTGTCTCAGCAGGGCGAGACAGCGTTTCTGCAATTTGATATCCGGGATACCGGCCCCGGCATGTCCTCCGCACAGGCAGAGAAAATTTTCAACGCCTTTTCCCAGGCCGATACCTCGGTCACTCGCCAGCATGGAGGAACAGGACTGGGGCTGGTGATTTCACGGAAACTGGCCCGACTGATGAACGGAGAGGTCTCGCTCGTCTGGACTGAGGAAGGCACCGGAACCTGTTTTCGACTGCTACTTCCCATAGAGACCGTCGCCGAAACCAGATATATCACCAGTCGTTTGCAGGACGACCCCGAACAGACTGAGCATCAAACGTCACCCGCAATACACTCTCTTCCTGCAGGTACTCGTATTCTGCTCGCTGAAGATGGTCCCGACAATCAGCGACTGATTTCCTTCCTGCTCAAGAAGAAAGGGGCCGAAGTCGATGTCGCCGACAACGGAGCGATTGCATTGCGCAAGTTCCAGGAAGCAGAACAGGCAGGACAACCTTTCCAGCTTCTGCTGACAGACATGCAGATGCCTGAAATGGATGGATACACTCTGGCCAGCACGCTTCGTGCTGCAGGCGCAGGGCTACCCATCGTAGCACTCACCGCGCACGCCATGGCCGAAGATCGACAGAAGTGCCTCGACGCAGGTTGCGATGATTACCTCAGTAAACCAGTCAACAGCAAAGTGCTCGCGAAAACGCTTCTGCACTGGATTACACAGCAGACGCCGACTGAGACCGAGCCTCCTTCGGTGCTCTGATCTCAGTCGAATGTCAGCATGTGGATTGTGGTCTTAAGTCGGTTGTGCTCCCGGAGTACCCGCTTCGACGACGAATGCAGCCCGCGGAGTGACATGTCCCCCGGGACGGGTAACATCATCCACAACCATGTACTCGCTGGTCCAGTCTTTAGGAGTCACTGTGCAGCGGACATAGCCGCGTTCGGAGTTCTGGAACTGCACACAGGGGTTGTGTGAGAGAATGTCAGCGTGCCCTTTTCGTTTCTCTACACCGTTCCCACCACTGCTGATAGAGGTTCCAACAAATTCGGTCGCCACGACAGGTGATTCCGGCTTGCGGTCATCCACGCGCAGATTATTCACCCAGTTGGAATGAATGTCACCTGTTAACACTACCGGATTGGGGACGCGGCGATCAGCCATGAAT is a window from the Gimesia benthica genome containing:
- a CDS encoding PAS domain S-box protein, which codes for MPIFRSDSGIDDADYVHVEYSGWKKVAHSPYLQAGLASLVLIVVLSLFQKPSLLPQTASASVTERHLQQAVSQLQVQTAEIVKHLLLLSNPEQAASSYQRLDELLNQWNTQHHQLSQTFKDSAPAAAKLDSQITPLFEQITSDVLKVLSGQQSPEAMLPLVLTSEQKLMPLLVEFQSVLPDADQGQTGHAASVSHHWFFWLVLPVTAYAASFYLLTCVRKRQDSLDQRETDLDLRTQNLKSNQSQLAASISASFHETWSWTKQTNEFWCSESFWRVFGYTAESEFPLAQYEVFLNHLGAGNRESWESAIERHLQEGKPIDLKVRTRNQLGFSRWVRIQAQALNGEREEQRTLIGTVEDIHDYQLTKLQLNQSEKLLSRVGEVARIGGWHLDLETRELFWTQETYAIHEVEPGYRPSIETAYSFYAPEARPVLQNALERSIETGQSWDLKLPFITAKGRHIWVRAQGELEYEQGNPVRLVGAFQDITEEKQREADFLLLQYDEYTSRAHLDGVIRAATEVSIIATDPKGIITLFSPGAEQLLGYSAREMIGIQTPESFHLAEEIEEHARELTTALGRKIENFETFIALAQQGDSDKREWTYVCKDGSHRTVELTVTAIRDQYQQIEGFLGVGIDVTLQKQNEKQLSRLATAVSKSTNGVVITDAQGRVEWVNDRFTRITGYGLEEVMGQRPGGMLQGEKTDPQVIEYMSRKIREGESFETEVINYHKSGAEYWVHLKVDPILDADGKLTGFMAIENDITERKQAEQELLDSREKIRRLIDALPVAAYTCDTEGLITYYNQAAAEFWGREPKIENPEDRFCGSFRLFGTDGSPIPHEKCWMALALETGKTLHGGEIVVESEDGSRKTALAHVSPLFNFEGELTGAVNVLVDISDRIALEKSLREATVRLELCLKVLDQHAIVAETDLNGTIRHVNEMFCKVSGYTEAETIGQTHSIVNSGTHSREFWKEVFRTIASEGMWQGEICNRRKNGEPYWVDTTIATMKDGEGTPTGYLAIRNDITELKQAQEAALAASQSKSEFLANMSHEIRTPLTAILGYADLLKNDSEFSTSPRKRDQAVNTIQEAGNHLLTVINDILDLSKIEAQKVQLDYTTTQVFHILDHIESLLRPPATEKGVEMVTRIQNPIPDLIKSDPTRLRQILMNLVGNAVKFTEQGQIQLIVELSQQGETAFLQFDIRDTGPGMSSAQAEKIFNAFSQADTSVTRQHGGTGLGLVISRKLARLMNGEVSLVWTEEGTGTCFRLLLPIETVAETRYITSRLQDDPEQTEHQTSPAIHSLPAGTRILLAEDGPDNQRLISFLLKKKGAEVDVADNGAIALRKFQEAEQAGQPFQLLLTDMQMPEMDGYTLASTLRAAGAGLPIVALTAHAMAEDRQKCLDAGCDDYLSKPVNSKVLAKTLLHWITQQTPTETEPPSVL